Genomic DNA from Candidatus Koribacter versatilis Ellin345:
CGGGCTTCACGGACAAGTTCGGCATCAACTGGATGTTGAACCACGAGAAGCCGATGCAGGGATAGCTCAGGCGTTCTGCATTTCAACCTGTTCGACAGTGGGTAGCGTCACGGTAAAGATCGCACCGCCTTGCGGGCGATTGGCGCACGTGATCTGCCCACCGTGTTTTTGCACGATGCCGTAACACGCACTGAGCCCAAGTCCCGTTCCCTTGCCCGGCGACTTCGTCGTGTAAAACGGATCGAAGACAAGGTCCGGATCCTTCACGCCGGGACCGGAGTCCGCGAACTCCACTTGCACCTGCGAACTTCCTGCGCGCGTTGAGATATGAAGCACGCGCACCACCGATTCGCTCATCGCGTCAGCGGCGTTGCGGATCAGGTGCACGAACACCTGAAGGATCTGTCCGGGATCCACCGCGACCGGCGGGAGTTTATCTGGGGCGGTGACTTCCACTTTCACGCTCTTCCCCGCCTCGAGTCCCGCGAGTTTAATCGCATTGAGCACCAGCACCTGTACGTCATTCGAGGAACGCTGGGTCGGCGTTTCCTGCGAGAACTTCAGCAGGTCTTCCACCAACGTCTTGGTGCGCCTCGCCTGCTGTCCGATTTTCTCGGCCATACTGCGGGTCTGCGGATCGAGTGAAATGCTTGACGTGAGCAAGTCCGAGTACCCCAGGATCGCCGTCAGCGGATTGTTGATCTCGTGCGCCGCGCCGGCAAGCAACCGCCCCATCGATGCGAGCTTCTCGCTCTGTACCAACTGGTTCTTCACGCTCTTCAAATCGCTGTAGGCATCGGAGACATTCTTGAGCGAGCCTACAAGGTCAGCCTGCAGCAGTGTCTGCTTCAACGAAACCAGCGAGAACAACAACACCATCGCGATGAACGTGACGATTAAGCGAAACGCGCGGATCTCCGGATCCATCGTCGGCGCATAATTCAGCAAATAAATTCCGATGGCCGGCATGGAAAGAGTAACCAGCGTACTGCTGACTGCCGGCCACTGTATCGACCACCCCGCCAATGGCGGCTCGGCTGCCGGCGCCAACTCGGCATCCGGCGTAGCCGGCATCTTGCTGCCTTCGATCGCGGTCAGAGCAAACAACGCCATGGTCGCCATGAGCAGGATGTCATACACCGAGCCGGTGTAATAGCTGCCGGTATCTACGGCCAGGTTTGCGAAATCGGAGAACACGGCGTACGACAGCGACGCGAGCGTAAACATCAGGAAGATGCGCCGCCACGAGCCTCGGGATCGCACGAAAGCCGCCGCAAGTCCGACGACCAATATCCAGTGGCCGCACTTGTCGATGATGTCGAAGTTGTAGTTATAGGTCGGGATATCGGGCTTTACGTACTGGTGCGGCATCACGATGAGCGCATAGATGTAGAGCCAGTAAGTGAGCAGTACCGCGAAGTCGAGCCAGGTGCGTTGACGTCCGATGGCGGAGGCGCGGCGATCGGGATGGGCGCCCAACGCTGCGACCATCGGCACCAGGTGAAGAAAGAGATAACTATCGCCGAGGGTGAGTTGCGGCACGTCGGTTTGGATCACGACCTCGTAGTACGACCAGATGGTGAGGTCAGCGAGCCAGAAGAACATGCCGAGCGAGAAGAGGGTCCAGAACACTCGGGCCGGCCCTTCGGAGCGAAAGCCGTTCAACAACATCACGCAACCCGCGAAACCGACGATGATGGCCTGCGCCAGGTCCCCGAAAGCGGTGCGGAACATACGTGCGGATATCTCGAGACCAAAGGGCAGGTGGAGCATCCCCGTATGGGGAAGCCCGAGGCTGACCACTGCCTGCGCGGCGACCAGAAGCGCAGCGATCCCGATCCAGATTTTGGAGCGCGTCGTCACGCGGCTGCTCCGGACTACCGTGGCCCTGGGGGTGGGACGTTCTCTATCTAAAGGAACGGTATTACAAAATGCGGGAATTTGGAAAAGCTAAGTTGGAAGGTGAACTGGGGGAGGGTAACTGCAAATGGACGTCTGGCGGGCGCTTTGGGCTAAGAACCATCGTTGAGCCTCATCTCGAGGCCGCGCTTATTGCATCGGATGTCGAGCACTGAGCGCCGCGAATCAAGAAACGTGCTGTGGATGGATCCGGTCTGGTCGTACTCGTCGGCCTTCGACGCCACCCGAACTTTTACCTCATGCTCTCCACTGGGGAAGCGAATTTCATGCGACTCACGCCCCTCGATCCCGCTCTTCAAACCGAAAAGATGCTTCTTGTTCTCGCCATGGGTGGTGGTGCTGAATTCCAGACGGCCATCCACCCAGACCTGTATCTCTGCTTCAGTGAAGTGATGCTGTAGCGCGAGTTCTACCGTCGCCGGCTGACGGGCGACAAGAGGGTCGCTCCAGGCAGCCGAAGACTTTGGGGAAGCCGCAATCGGAGTAACTGGAGCCGCGCCGCCTCCGCGAATCACCGTCCGATCAAGGTCCGAAAGCGGCGCCCTCGGAGAAACCCCCGAACCCGCATATTGTCGCGGTGGTTCCGGCATGTTGATCTGGATGATCGGCTCAAACTGTGCGCCGGTGATGGCAGGCATCGGAATCTGTTCGGCGATGAGCGGCGGAAGCGGTAAGGACGCATCGGCATCACGCAAGGCGGTGCGCTGCGTGTCGTTGATGTAGAACGCAGCCACTCCCACGATTCCCGCGAACGCCAGCAGCGCCAAACCCAACATCGTGGAGGAGGCCTGCCACGAGCTCCGCGTCGGCACAACTTTCGGAGGCGATGGTGCGACGCGCGCCGGGGCTACGCCGAACGCGGCAGAAGCGTTACCGCTCGAGGTCCCGTTGCCGTTCGTCCTTTGCGGTTTCTCGAAGACACGAAGAATCTCGGAACTCGGCGGTGCGCCGGGTTCATGACGACTGCGCGGTTCACGGTCAGCAAGGATGTCCTCGAGATCGAGTGCAAATGCGGCACCGTTCTGGTAGCGGTCACGTGGGTTTTTCGCCATCGCGCGCGCCACTACGTATTCGGTGTCTTTCGAAAGATCGAGATGGAACGTCGTGATCGGCAGCGGATGCTGGTTGATCACCTTGAAGCCGATCGTGCTCGCACCGTTTCCCTGGAATGGCCGGAAGCCCATCAGCACGGTGTAGAGAATCACACCCAGCGAGAACAGGTCGGAGCGTCCATCCACCAACCCACCCGTAAGCTGCTCGGGCGACATATATGCCGGAGTGCCGAGCAACTGGCCGTGGAACGTCATGGTGGATGCGTCAATGCGGGCGACGCCGAAGTCCGCGATCTTCGGGTTGCCGTCTTCCGTGATCAAAATGTTCGCGGGTTTGATGTCGCGGTGAACAACGCCTTTTTCGTGTGCGTAAGCGAGCGCTTCAGCAAGCTCTTTCACGATCGTTAGCGCATAGCGCTCTTCGAGTCGCCCGCCCGATTGCGCCAGCAAGCGGCTCAACGGCTGACCGGCGATGTACTCCATCACAATGTACGGCGATCCGGTGGAGGGCTCTTCGCCGCGGTCATAAATGGCAACGATGCCGGGATGAGCGAGACGGCCTGCGGCGCGAGCTTCCTGCGCGAAGCGGTCACGGAAAGCGACACCTTCGTGCGAGGTGCTATCAAACGCAGAAAAGGTCTTAATCGCAACGAGGCGGTCGATCTCGGGGTCGAGGGCCTGGTAGACCGTGCCCATCGCTCCACGACCGATCTCGGCGAGGAGTTGATACCTTCCCAGGTTTGCGCCCGCGCGTATTTCCATAGATTTCAACGCAGCTGGTATCCAGGGTCCGGTCGGCGAGCTATCCGGTGCCGCGCATCATTTCACTTCCCTCTGGGGGCTATCAACAAACGAAAGTAACCAAAACAACGTTCCGGAGGACCTGTGAAGTCACCTGTGGGGGAGAGTGCCAGTGACTCGCTAGTAGTGAGATGCAAAGCAGAGTTGCTGCTGGAAGGAGTTTTTGCGGGGAATCACGGCAAGCGCCGTGATAAGCCGGCGGACCGCCCTGTGTCGCGGGAGGGCGGCCCGCCGTTTTTCTCCTGGAGGGAGAACTTGCGAAACTTAGTCCTGCGCTGGCGCCGGAGGGCCATCCGGTCCCGGACCGCCGTGACCGTGCATACCGCCGTCATGCATGCTGGCTCCGAAGAGCTTCACGGCCTTGGTCTTCTGGGTCGGTGTCAGCACCTTGTAGATGGCGTTCATCTCCTTGGCCTGCTCCAACATACGGGACGCTTCCTGCTGATGGATCTGCGTGATCAGGACGGATGCTTTGCCTTCGTCGAAGCTCTCGCTGGTAACCAGGGCATGTAGCTGCTGGTGCAAGGACTTCATCTGCTGGCGGTCAGCCTGTGAGCTGGTCTTGCTCTCAGACTGAATCTGCTTAATCTGGGCGACTTGGGCGTCGGTCAGGTCGAGCGCCGTGGCCATAAATTGCAGGTGATGGTCACCGCGTTCTTTCGTCGGCTGCTGCGCATTGGCGACCCCGACCAAGGTCGAGAGCGCGAGTGCCGAAGCAGTAACAAGGGACTTCCAATGCTTCATCTGGGTTCCTCCCATTTCCTGTTCTTCAGGGAATGAGCGTCTTCATTCGCTGCTTATCAGACCACAGAAACCCGGAATTGATAGTCAAGAGTGGTCTGGTTTTCGTAATTTTGTTTATCGACTCCCGGGGCCGCTCGAAGGGACGGTCTCGCGGGCGTCTTACGATTTTTTACCCCCGTATTTACTAGGGCTGAGCTACCCTTTCATAGGCATGAAACAAATCCTGCTGATTGACGACGACATCGAACTCACCTCGTTGCTTACGGACTACCTGAAGTCTGAGGGATTCGAAGTTGAAGCGGTGCACAACGGCGAACAGGGGTTGCAGAAGGCCTTAAGCGGCAACTACAGCATCGTTGTGCTCGACATAATGTTGCCGGGAATTTCCGGCCTGGACGTGCTGCGCCGGTTGCGCCCACAATCGCGAATCCCGGTGCTGCTGCTGACCGCGCGTGGCGAAGATGTGGATCGCATCGTCGGCCTCGAACTCGGCGCCGATGATTACGTCCCGAAACCTTTTAACACCCGCGAATTACTGGCACGCATCCAGGCGATTCTGCGACGCGTTCAGGGCGGACAAACGCCCGGCGCGATCGTCAACGTTGGCGACGTGACCCTCGATCCCGGTGCCCGCACAGTTCAGCGTGGAGGTCAGAAGCTCGACTTTACCTCCGTCGAATTTGACCTGTTGCGTTACCTGCTTGAGAACGCCGGAAATGTCGTACCGCGCGAAGAGCTTGCGGAACGCGTGCTGGGACGACGCTTTTCGCCATTCGATCGCAGTATTGATATGCACATCAGCAAAATTCGACGTAAGCTGCTCGACGAAAGCGACGAGTTGATCAAGACAGTCCGCGGTACCGGATACATTTACGCAAGGCCGGTGTTCGCCGGGAGCAAATGAGAAGTCTTTTCACAAAGATCTTCATCGCATTCTGGGGTGCGATGGCCATGTTCGTCACCCTGTCGGTGATCACGACCATGCTCTTTGTGCGCCTCCAGACATCGGATTCCGCAATGGAAACGATGACGCGAACCGCCGTACAGGCGTATCAGGCTGGCGGTCCGGCATCGCTTCACAACTACTTCCACACGATCGAGCGCGACCAGCTTTTCCGCGCGATTTTGTTTGACGATCAGGGTCACGAGCTGACCGGCCGTCCAGCCCCGCGGTTCCTTGGGCCGAATGGTGAATATGCGCCTCCACCGCCACAGGGCCCAATACCAGGGCCGCCTTCATTTGACGAACTGATTAAGCGTAACTTCCCGCGCCACACCATCCAGGCTGTAGATGGCCACAAATACACTCTGATCCTGCTGCCGCCATCGCGAGCGCACCTCTGGTTCCTCACCGCGCCAACGCGACTGATCGGTATTGTGATCGGCCTATGCGCCACTGGCATCATCTGCTTCTCCCTGGCCCGCTATGTAACCAAGCCATTGCAGCGACTTCGTGAAGCAAGTTCGAAGCTGGCTTCGGGCGATCTGTCGGCACGCGCGGGCAATGGCATTCACCGGCGTGATGAAATCGGCAGCCTCGTTCATGATTTCGACCGCATGGCCGACCGCATCGAAAACCTCATCACCACCCAGCGCCGGCTCCTGAGCGACATTTCGCACGAACTGCGTTCGCCACTGGCGCGATTGAACGTTGCCGTGGGACTCGCCCGTCGCCAAGCTGACGTCGAGACGCAGAAGGCCCTCGAGCGCATCGAAATCGAAGCCGACCGCCTCAACGACATGCTCCAGAATCTGCTGACGCTTTCCCGGTTGGAGAGTGGCGAACCCGTTGAAATGCGCACTACGGTGGACATGAGCACTCTGGTGACAGACGTCGTTGCTGACGCCGATTTCGAGGCACAAGCATTTGGACGCGAAGTGCATCTCAGCACCTGCGAACCCTGCGAGGTTGAGGGGAACATCACCCTCCTGCGCAGCGCGGTAGAGAACGTGGTCCGCAACGCCGCGCGTTACACCGACGAGAACACAAAGGTTACGGTCGCACTGACCACTAGCGGCAATCATGCCGTCGTCGAAGTGCACGACCAGGGGCCTGGCGTACCGGACGAGTCGCTGCCAAAGTTGTTCCTTCCCTTCTATCGCGTGGATGCAACCCGTGATCGCAACACCGGCGGCGTCGGACTCGGGCTCTCGATTGCCGAGCGCGCCGTGCGGCTCCACGGCGGTTCAGTTGTGGCGAGGAATGGAAGGCCACACGGTCTGATCGTGCGCATCGAACTGCCGCTGCTGGCCCACGAGTCCGCCCCAGTGAAGTCGGAACCAGCTGTGGTAAAGACGACGTAAACTGCCTCCCACCATCGGGGAATTCCCCATCCCATTCCAAAGCGCGATGCTAACGGACGGCCCGGAATCGGGGCACGAGGCACGTCTTATGTCCGCAACGCATTTCATCACTGCTCCCACATTCCACCGCAAACGTCTTTTCCAGAACCAGAAATACGGCGACCTCCTGACTGAAACGCTCCTGTCATTTCGCGAATCGTACCCGGTGCAGATCCACGACTACGTCATCATGCCGGACCACGTCCACGTTCTGCTGACTATCTATGGCGACCTTCCCGCGAACGATGCCATGCAGAAGCTGCAACGGCACTTCGCCGAGCAGGTCGCACAACAGTTCGGCTATAACGGCGAAGTCTGGGAGACTAGCTTCCATAACGACCAGGTCAACAACGCCGAAGACTGCGCGCGCTGCGTGAAAAAGATCCACTCCAACCCGGTGCGCGTCGGCTTTTGCGATAAGCCCGGCGAGTATCGCATGAGTTCGAAGGCATCGCGCTGGGTGCTCGACCCGCTACCCGAGAACCTTCGCGAATTGTATCCAGCCTAGTTTCGACAGAGGTGCATGAAAAAGCCCACGCTCGTCGCGTGGGCTTCGTCTTTGCTCCAGCACCGATTACTTCAACTTCGGTTGCTTATCGTCCTTATTGTCTTTGTTGTCCTTATTGTTGTCCTTCGCCGGCTGCTTCGGCGGAGGGGTGTGTTGCGCTGGCGCTGCGTTGTGATCCGGCGGACGCGGCACGTTGGTTTCGTGCTGCGGCGGCGGAGGCGTACGAGTCGCAGGCGTTTGCGTGGTGTGCGGCTCCGCATGCGCCGGCGGCTTCACTGCCGTCTGCGGCTGCGGCGTCGGACGGTTCGGTGTCACAGCGTGCTCCGGCGGACGCGCAGTGTTGCTCTCGGCCGACGGATTGTTCGGACGCGCAGGGGTCGTAGTCTCCGGGCGCGCAGGCTGCGCGGTCGGAGGATGCGGCACTGGACGTCCTGCCGGAGTTGCCGTCTCATTCGGCTTCGCAGGCGTTGACGGATTCGAAGTCGGCGGATGCGCTACGTTGCGATCACCCCCCGGACCCATCGTGGTTGGACGATTGGCCGGGTTCGCCGGAGTGTTGTTCGCACCCGGACGCGGCGTAGCTTCCGGCGTCGGACGCCCATTCGGCGGCGTCGCAACGTTAGGCTTTCCAGCGTTCGCCGGACCCGCCGGGGTTCCCGGCTTGTTGACGTTGGCTGGCGTGGCCGGAGTGCCCGGTTTGCCCGCATTGTTGTTTACAGCGCCCGGAGCAGGTTTCGCTGCCGGAGGATGGAATGCCGGAGCATTCTTCGGCGCTGCAGCCGCTGCCGCCTTGATCTGCTGCACCGCTGCTGCCGGACGCGGCTTGCCCGCTTCCATCGCCGCCGGACGCTGCACCTTCGGCAACGTCGCAACCTGCGACTGGGTTAGCGGACGGCCATCCGACTTCTGCAACAACTGCTGCTTGGCGTCAAACTTCACCGGCGCTGGAGGCGGTGCTGCCTTGGTCATCACCGGACGGTTCATCGCGGCAGCCGGCGGAGTATGCTGCGTCGCCGGCGCCTTGCCGCCCAACACTGCTGCCTTGGTCGGCGCCACGGATGGCCCAGCCGAGAACCTCGCCTGTTCCATCTGTTTCGGATCTACCTTAACCGCAACCTGATTCACCGAACGCCCACTCGCCATCGCGTTCGCCGGGACCGCAGTTACTGCGCCCGCGACTGACGCGTTGCGATACACGACCTTCTCTTTGTTGTTGTTATTGATGACCGTCGTGTTGTTGTTGTTGATGACGGTGTAGTTGTTCGTGACGTTGGTGATGTTGGTGATGTGCGTGTTGGTCACGTTCACGTTGCGAACGTAGTTCGGGCTGACGTGATAGCTCGGATAGTACGGCTCACCGTAGCTCAACGGGACCCATCCCACCGGTCCGCCGCCGCCGCCTACGCCGATGCTCACACCCCAGTTGTGGCCGCCGATGAAAGCGACCAGCGCCGGAGCGTAAACCGGACGGACATAAGCGACGCCGACAGCTACCGGCTGCGGACGCCCAGGTGCCCAAGCCCATCCTCCGCCCACGCTGACCCAGCGGCCATAGTGGAACGGCGCAAAGCCCCAAGGCGCATCATCAACCCAGGTGTATCCCCACGGGTCGATCCAAGCCCAGTGCCCCTGGTGATACGGGGCCCACCCCGCCGCTACACGCGGATGCCAGATCGGACCATACTGCGGATCTTCGCTCCACGCGCCGTTATCGTCGAGGTCGTCCGTACCGACCATTCCCGGCGATACATAACGCGCCGACTGCGTGTTGTCCTGGTGACGATCGCGCTCCGCGTTCCACTGATCGAAATCATCCGGATCGCCGAGTTGCGCCATCTGGTCCAGACCCGATTGCCCCCCAGCAAACGTGGCCTGCTCGCCCGAACGCACGTGGACGCCCGCAGCTTCGCCGGTGCCTTCACCATCGCCGCGACGCACGGAAACGTAAGTCGTGTCGGCGTTGGGATCGACATCGAAACGGTAGTCGCCTTCACGGTCCATCACGAACGCGACATTCGGCGTATCGATTTCGACCGACTCGCCCTGGAACAACCGGCGAACGTGCACGAACAGCGTGCCCTGGTCGAGTTGAAGTTGCGTAATCTGATCGTCGAGATTGACGATCGTCATGCTGGTTTGCTGGTCAATACGGGCTTTCACGTTGCCCATGCTGACCTCAGCACGTCCGCCCTGGTCTGCCCAAAGACGGTCAGAAGTCGTTAACGGACGGTTGAGGGTAGCATCGACCCAATCGTCCACCCCTCCAGGTTGCATCGAAACAGGCCCTTGCATAAACGACAACCGACCCGCCACACCCGGCGGGTCCCCCTGCTGCGGTTGGGCCATAGCTGGCATCGCCACAAGCCCCATTACCGCAGCGACGAACAGCATCGCGAACACTAAACGCATGTTTTTCATAAATTGAGCGGGTCTCCTCGTGGACCGGTTAAGGGTGGCGCACCATCCGGCCCAACATTCCTCCCCGAAGTATGAAACCCCGGGTGCTAGACGAAGTTGTTTGGCCCCTAAGTAATTAACGGCAGAATCAGTTGCACAATGGTGCAACCCACCTCACGCGGCAGGCCTCCGCTCCTCGCGGGCCTCGGCAAGTTGGGTTTGTTTGTGTTGGACATCGGTTTCAATGTGCTGGATCTCCACCCTTTCTTTCTTGACACCCAGCTTCACAATTCCGAACGCGCCCATGTACAGGTTGGATACGAAGACCAGCGAAAACCACGCGATCAAATATCCGCGCCAGCCTTCAAGAAGCAGATGATACCGCGTCAACCACAAAAAGAAAGCAGCTACATAGTGGCTAAAGCAGTACTCACATGTGAAGAGATAAAAGAACTTGCGGCGCACGAAAGACGGAGCACTTTCGCTCTGCGTCTTACAGAAATCGCGCGGCTCGCGAAAAACCTCTTCGTGGGTGATCGTCCACGCCACGCAGGCAACTGGTATCGCCAGCAACAGCAGCCAGAAAAGCTGGTTCCCCAGTGAGCCCATGCAGGGCTTAGATTCCCACTACTCTGGTTTGTTTGCCTCGGTGATCGACGGAATCGCATCCTCCGCCTCGCTGAGCTGGCAATGCATGCATCGCTTGGTGAACATATTCGGCCCCGCCCAAGTCCCAGAACGGAAAAATGGCTTCCCACACCGCGGACAAGGCCAAAGCTGAAACGCAAACCGCACCATCAGCAACCCACCCGCAAAAACACCAAGCACCCAAACGATATACCGCTGCGCAAAATAAGCCGTAAGCAACACCGCCGGCACCAGCCCAGCCATCAATAGGATCAGCGTGCCGCGGAGGATGTGGACAAATCGGAGATTGGGAGTGGGACCCGGCATGCGAGGATATTGTAGGACTGAGCGTGGCGTTGAGCGCGGCTCATTTATTCGATATGAACCTTTCTGTGTTCGAGTCCGATCGCAAATTTAGCCTCGTAAGCTATACCTGGTCGCATGGGCAGCTACTCCTTCGCAGTCCGCGACCCGACGATTCGAGCCTGCCGCGTATCGACGTCCTGTTTAAGGATGTGCGGGCCCTCGACCTTCGCGCGTCGTTTTCAGGAATGAAGATTGTACTGGCTGACGAGACTCTGCTCGCGAACTTCCCCAGCAAGGCTGCAGAGATGATCGAACCGGGCTTGCAGATCTTCGAACTCACTTCAAACGGCTGGACCGGCTTTGTGCTCGCTGGCGCGTACTTCGTCCACGAGGACTTCGGCAGTCCCTTCGATCCAAGCGCTTTGCTTAACGAGTGATGTCGAGTGCTAGCTTCTGCTCTTACTCCACCTGAAACCCACTAACCCGCGTCACCGTCTGCTTCGAAATCTTATCCTCCACCTTCACCGTCAGCCGATAAGCTCCCGGCTCCACGCTATTCAGCGCCATGCTCTTACGTAGCGTCATCTGCTCGCCGACGTTCCCCATCGTCTCCGTATCGTCGGCCGAGGTCACAACTGCCTTATTCGTCTTCGCATTCACCAATTCATACTGCACCGTCGCCGACGCCTTCTTCGTCTTCTCATCCACGCCAAGGTTGTACACCTGCATCCACACGTTCAGGCGCTGATCGCGCTTGAACACAATCGGCTGTGCGCCGTCCGCGCCCGCTACCTTCGGACGCACCTTGTCATCACCGATCACGAAAGTTCCGGCATCGATGATCTTCGTCGGCACCTTCTCCATCACGTCAGCCAGGATCATCGACGACGTATTCAGCTTGTCGTCCTCGTAAACCGGAACCGATATGCTGCGGCTCCATACTCCAAACCGATCGCCATTCACGTCTTTGATCGCGATATCAATGCGATAGTGCCCGGAGCGCAGCGGCAGGGCCTTCCAATACACCGACGCCTGCTCGACTTTCTGCGCTAGCAGTTCGTTCGGTACATCAACCTGAACCGGATCTTCGAAAGTCTGCACAATCTTTCCGGTCATGTTCGTAACCTGGCCGCGGATATTCACGATTCCCCGTTGGATCCCATCCTTCGACCCAAACGTAATATCTCTGTTCCTGATCTGGATCGTGATCGGCACCAGCACGGTGTCGCTCGTGACCTTCACAAAATCGGTTCGGACGTCGAATGGCACCGGGTTTGGTATAAGCCGATGCTTGACGATTTCACTGTAAAGATCCGGATACTTAATCGCCGGCGCCTTCGAGAGCGCAACGTATCGTTCCTGGTTGTCGAACATCTTGCTCATGCTCGAAGCGTAATCCATGCGGCCGCCTGTCGGGTTCAACCCGTTGATGCGCTCCGCCTTGTTCGCCATGTTCATACTCTCCATCAGCGTCGGGCCGGCATTCGGCACGTGCAGCAGAGCGTCCTTGTCGTTCGGATCAAACGTCATCCGGTACTCGCCGCACATACACTGGTCGACGAACTCCACCACAACCTCGTTGCCGAAGCTCTGCCCTGCGATATAGCGATAGCGCCAGCGCTCAAACGGATAGGTCGAGGTCTCGCCGCCGCCTTCTTCCATGGTGCGCTCGTAGCTTCCCCCCGAGGGGTGCGCTTCGATTTCGTCCGGCGGTCCGAACACGATGTAGATATGGCCGCGATCAGTGCGCCATCCCGGTACGCCGGAAGCGAAGTGCTCGTTCGCATACCCAATGCGGCGGTAATGCTCTTCCTTGAATTCGTTCTCAGGCGTGTCGGGCGTTGGATCGCGGCGAAACCAAACATCCTCGATGAAGTGCTCGCGCTCGTCCTCATTCGAGAGCTTTAGAAACGCCTCGCGCTCTTCGTCCGTGATGATGTAAATAACATCCTCTTCCAGCCACTTCTTGTCCGCCGCTGATATTTCTCCGTACAGTCCCTTACGCTGCTTCTTCTTTTGCTTCTCCGACAGCGGCCGCTTCAGCGGATCTTCCTGCGACGTTTGCGAGGCCTTCGCCTCAGGCGTTGCCGATGTCTCCTCCGCCGGCACGGGAGCCTGTTGTCCATACATCGCAGCTGCGTAGAAACACGACGCTCCCAACACAAAACCGAGCGCACGAACCAGCTTCATCAGACACTCCCAGACAAGCCACACGAAGTCTGCCAGCTTGGACGTGCTACTCAGGATTTCGATTGGAGGATTTACAAAACGGCGGCGAACAAACGGCACTTCAAAGTTCATTTTCGGTACTGGAGAGCTTCCGAACGTTTACTATGCGAGTGATCGGTGCTCGTATGACTTGGAAAACAACGGGCGAATTGTTTGGGGCTCTTGCGCTGTGGTCGTTGGCATTCCTGCCATGGTCGTTGGTCGGGAAAGGTGTCCGTGCGCTCTGGCTGACAATCACCGGCAAGTCCCCAAATCAGCGCAGCACGCCGCACGTCCTGTGACCGACCTCACGCGCACACGTGTCGCAGCTCACATATTTCGTGACACGCTCCCATGTACCGTGCCAATCGGGGTATTCCCAAACGCACAACCAGTTCTTTGAAAACCCGGCAAACATGCCAGGCGGTCAGCCCGCACAATGGCCCGAAGCGCCACCACCGCCTCCTGTCATCCTCGAGGCGCGTGTGTCTCGCGCCGAAGGATCTGCTGTTCCACTCGCGGCCAGCCCTCAGAACCGCCGTCAGCTCCACTGCTCCCTCTTGTCATCCAGAGCGGGGCGCAGCCCGGCGTGGGATCTGCTATTCCCCTAGACCAAGCAACCCCTTTGTTTTGAAGATTTTGCCTATAACTCCTTTGCATTGAATATTTTGCACACTATTGCATCGCTAACTCCAACGTTTTCAAGATTTTGCATTTTCCAATAGGGGAGGGGGGTCTCGTTTCGGCA
This window encodes:
- a CDS encoding Spy/CpxP family protein refolding chaperone, which codes for MKHWKSLVTASALALSTLVGVANAQQPTKERGDHHLQFMATALDLTDAQVAQIKQIQSESKTSSQADRQQMKSLHQQLHALVTSESFDEGKASVLITQIHQQEASRMLEQAKEMNAIYKVLTPTQKTKAVKLFGASMHDGGMHGHGGPGPDGPPAPAQD
- a CDS encoding response regulator transcription factor: MKQILLIDDDIELTSLLTDYLKSEGFEVEAVHNGEQGLQKALSGNYSIVVLDIMLPGISGLDVLRRLRPQSRIPVLLLTARGEDVDRIVGLELGADDYVPKPFNTRELLARIQAILRRVQGGQTPGAIVNVGDVTLDPGARTVQRGGQKLDFTSVEFDLLRYLLENAGNVVPREELAERVLGRRFSPFDRSIDMHISKIRRKLLDESDELIKTVRGTGYIYARPVFAGSK
- a CDS encoding serine/threonine protein kinase, with amino-acid sequence MEIRAGANLGRYQLLAEIGRGAMGTVYQALDPEIDRLVAIKTFSAFDSTSHEGVAFRDRFAQEARAAGRLAHPGIVAIYDRGEEPSTGSPYIVMEYIAGQPLSRLLAQSGGRLEERYALTIVKELAEALAYAHEKGVVHRDIKPANILITEDGNPKIADFGVARIDASTMTFHGQLLGTPAYMSPEQLTGGLVDGRSDLFSLGVILYTVLMGFRPFQGNGASTIGFKVINQHPLPITTFHLDLSKDTEYVVARAMAKNPRDRYQNGAAFALDLEDILADREPRSRHEPGAPPSSEILRVFEKPQRTNGNGTSSGNASAAFGVAPARVAPSPPKVVPTRSSWQASSTMLGLALLAFAGIVGVAAFYINDTQRTALRDADASLPLPPLIAEQIPMPAITGAQFEPIIQINMPEPPRQYAGSGVSPRAPLSDLDRTVIRGGGAAPVTPIAASPKSSAAWSDPLVARQPATVELALQHHFTEAEIQVWVDGRLEFSTTTHGENKKHLFGLKSGIEGRESHEIRFPSGEHEVKVRVASKADEYDQTGSIHSTFLDSRRSVLDIRCNKRGLEMRLNDGS
- a CDS encoding sensor histidine kinase, with the protein product MTTRSKIWIGIAALLVAAQAVVSLGLPHTGMLHLPFGLEISARMFRTAFGDLAQAIIVGFAGCVMLLNGFRSEGPARVFWTLFSLGMFFWLADLTIWSYYEVVIQTDVPQLTLGDSYLFLHLVPMVAALGAHPDRRASAIGRQRTWLDFAVLLTYWLYIYALIVMPHQYVKPDIPTYNYNFDIIDKCGHWILVVGLAAAFVRSRGSWRRIFLMFTLASLSYAVFSDFANLAVDTGSYYTGSVYDILLMATMALFALTAIEGSKMPATPDAELAPAAEPPLAGWSIQWPAVSSTLVTLSMPAIGIYLLNYAPTMDPEIRAFRLIVTFIAMVLLFSLVSLKQTLLQADLVGSLKNVSDAYSDLKSVKNQLVQSEKLASMGRLLAGAAHEINNPLTAILGYSDLLTSSISLDPQTRSMAEKIGQQARRTKTLVEDLLKFSQETPTQRSSNDVQVLVLNAIKLAGLEAGKSVKVEVTAPDKLPPVAVDPGQILQVFVHLIRNAADAMSESVVRVLHISTRAGSSQVQVEFADSGPGVKDPDLVFDPFYTTKSPGKGTGLGLSACYGIVQKHGGQITCANRPQGGAIFTVTLPTVEQVEMQNA
- a CDS encoding ATP-binding protein is translated as MRSLFTKIFIAFWGAMAMFVTLSVITTMLFVRLQTSDSAMETMTRTAVQAYQAGGPASLHNYFHTIERDQLFRAILFDDQGHELTGRPAPRFLGPNGEYAPPPPQGPIPGPPSFDELIKRNFPRHTIQAVDGHKYTLILLPPSRAHLWFLTAPTRLIGIVIGLCATGIICFSLARYVTKPLQRLREASSKLASGDLSARAGNGIHRRDEIGSLVHDFDRMADRIENLITTQRRLLSDISHELRSPLARLNVAVGLARRQADVETQKALERIEIEADRLNDMLQNLLTLSRLESGEPVEMRTTVDMSTLVTDVVADADFEAQAFGREVHLSTCEPCEVEGNITLLRSAVENVVRNAARYTDENTKVTVALTTSGNHAVVEVHDQGPGVPDESLPKLFLPFYRVDATRDRNTGGVGLGLSIAERAVRLHGGSVVARNGRPHGLIVRIELPLLAHESAPVKSEPAVVKTT
- a CDS encoding REP-associated tyrosine transposase, producing the protein MSATHFITAPTFHRKRLFQNQKYGDLLTETLLSFRESYPVQIHDYVIMPDHVHVLLTIYGDLPANDAMQKLQRHFAEQVAQQFGYNGEVWETSFHNDQVNNAEDCARCVKKIHSNPVRVGFCDKPGEYRMSSKASRWVLDPLPENLRELYPA